One genomic segment of Nitrosopumilus sp. includes these proteins:
- a CDS encoding DUF5615 family PIN-like protein gives MKILVDENLDGMDERLKEKGFEAYSVRKLQLEGKKLGSDYSIINYARENNMIIVTKDTEFRKASQENDFPLILLDDEEMLKVILEKLKIF, from the coding sequence ATGAAAATTTTAGTCGATGAAAATTTAGATGGAATGGATGAAAGACTAAAAGAAAAAGGCTTTGAAGCATATAGTGTAAGAAAATTGCAACTAGAAGGCAAGAAATTAGGTTCAGATTATTCAATCATTAATTATGCTCGTGAGAATAACATGATCATCGTTACCAAGGATACTGAATTCCGTAAAGCAAGTCAAGAAAATGATTTCCCATTAATTCTCTTAGATGATGAAGAAATGCTTAAAGTGATTTTAGAAAAATTAAAAATTTTTTAA
- a CDS encoding potassium transporter TrkG — MSTNPERAVSYVLSKYVTEYMDKDVLILSQKTLTREAARMLRHYETDDIIVTDENRMPVGIVTDEDILSKVSDVTVYAETTTLKDIMSTPLITINQKATLQDALHKMRDGHIRKLPVLSKKNEVIGMIFQTAIANAIRDATAIAPRLLSPPVKAVLGNLGFVLQFAGVLLLVPAIVSTILEDTTTATGIYLTTVLLLVTGFFLNSYGEKSSLNLQQASILVFSSLFLLTLFGTVPYLYVQPGDESSIEVFGNAFFSSAAGFTTGGISLYENPEDLSQSFTFYRSYTQLVGGMSFIYLVITAFYPESKLQSMRGFISGRTLHMKELFSTITIIFAVYIVIVAVLLYFFGERNILDNFSLAMSTLATGGFLPHSEILDDLLWQETIILMGAMILGALPFTFHYAFVRKKFLAPKLGKEVLTYFAILGSATALFIGVSGLDPLQSAFYSVSASTTAGLQQESLAGLNGAAHTILIILMLIGGCGFSTAGGLKIFRLFHLRDCRNLFSKIRRDEMSSIAKKDVIATLIIIALFPTIAGITGFHLASSENVSYQDAFFESVGVITTGGLSAGVIDFDTDPATKIVLGFLMIFGRLEIIAIIYIFVPKLS, encoded by the coding sequence ATGTCAACAAATCCAGAACGTGCAGTATCATATGTTCTAAGCAAATATGTAACTGAATATATGGACAAAGATGTCCTTATTCTAAGTCAGAAAACACTAACAAGAGAAGCTGCAAGAATGCTAAGACATTATGAAACAGACGACATTATTGTAACTGATGAAAACAGAATGCCAGTAGGGATTGTTACTGATGAAGATATTCTAAGTAAGGTTAGCGACGTTACAGTTTACGCAGAAACTACTACACTAAAAGACATTATGAGTACTCCTCTTATTACAATTAACCAAAAGGCAACACTTCAAGATGCTTTGCATAAAATGAGAGATGGACATATTAGAAAACTTCCAGTATTATCAAAGAAAAACGAAGTTATTGGAATGATATTTCAAACTGCAATTGCAAATGCAATTAGAGATGCTACTGCAATTGCACCTCGTCTATTAAGTCCCCCAGTAAAAGCAGTTTTAGGGAATTTGGGATTTGTATTACAATTTGCAGGTGTATTGCTTTTGGTTCCAGCAATTGTTTCAACAATTTTAGAAGACACAACCACTGCAACTGGAATTTATCTTACAACCGTTCTTTTACTTGTAACAGGTTTTTTTCTAAACTCGTATGGTGAGAAATCAAGTCTTAACCTTCAACAAGCGTCAATTTTGGTATTTTCAAGTCTATTTTTGCTAACATTATTTGGGACTGTCCCGTATCTGTATGTCCAACCCGGTGATGAATCAAGTATCGAAGTATTTGGTAATGCATTTTTTTCAAGTGCGGCAGGATTTACAACTGGAGGCATATCATTATATGAAAATCCCGAGGACTTATCTCAGAGTTTCACATTCTATAGAAGTTACACCCAACTGGTAGGAGGAATGAGTTTCATTTATCTAGTCATTACGGCATTTTATCCAGAATCAAAATTACAATCCATGCGTGGATTTATTTCTGGCAGAACCCTCCACATGAAAGAGCTCTTCTCAACAATTACAATCATTTTTGCAGTGTACATTGTAATTGTAGCAGTTTTACTATACTTTTTTGGAGAAAGGAATATCCTTGATAATTTTTCATTGGCGATGAGTACTCTTGCAACAGGAGGTTTCTTGCCACATTCAGAAATTCTTGATGACTTGCTTTGGCAGGAAACAATAATTTTAATGGGTGCGATGATTTTAGGAGCTTTACCATTTACATTCCATTATGCATTTGTAAGAAAAAAATTTCTTGCACCAAAACTTGGTAAGGAAGTTCTTACTTATTTTGCAATTTTAGGAAGTGCCACGGCTTTATTTATCGGAGTTAGTGGATTAGATCCATTACAAAGTGCATTTTATTCAGTATCTGCAAGTACAACTGCAGGACTACAACAAGAAAGTTTAGCAGGTCTAAATGGAGCTGCACATACAATTTTGATTATATTGATGCTCATCGGCGGTTGTGGATTTTCAACTGCAGGAGGTTTGAAAATATTTAGATTATTCCATTTGAGGGATTGTAGAAATCTTTTCAGTAAAATCAGAAGAGATGAGATGTCAAGCATTGCAAAAAAAGACGTCATTGCCACTTTGATTATTATTGCATTATTTCCAACCATAGCAGGAATAACAGGATTCCATCTTGCATCTTCAGAAAATGTCTCATATCAGGATGCATTCTTTGAATCTGTAGGAGTTATCACCACCGGTGGGCTTTCAGCCGGTGTGATTGATTTTGATACAGACCCTGCAACAAAGATTGTTCTTGGATTTTTAATGATATTTGGAAGATTAGAGATAATTGCAATTATCTACATCTTTGTTCCTAAACTAAGTTAG
- a CDS encoding bifunctional nuclease domain-containing protein, whose product MEINQAQEPDYESVKIDYVGFVDPYAVEGMVILKADNGKEFHMRAFSGEVARHISSFSETESEPVPSIYKMIEEICEENELVLVKVKIYESGEVLRANLYFTGKKDLVLRNYRASDAMALGAFYNIPILVRKNLLKESMEV is encoded by the coding sequence ATGGAGATTAATCAAGCACAAGAACCAGATTATGAGTCAGTAAAAATAGATTATGTTGGATTTGTAGACCCATATGCTGTAGAGGGAATGGTGATTCTCAAGGCAGATAATGGAAAAGAATTCCATATGAGGGCTTTCTCTGGAGAAGTTGCAAGACATATCTCTAGTTTTTCAGAAACAGAGAGTGAACCTGTTCCATCCATATACAAAATGATAGAAGAGATTTGCGAAGAAAATGAACTAGTACTAGTTAAAGTCAAAATTTATGAAAGTGGGGAAGTTCTAAGAGCGAATCTCTATTTTACTGGAAAAAAAGACTTGGTTTTACGAAACTACCGTGCATCAGATGCTATGGCTTTGGGGGCATTTTACAATATTCCAATATTGGTACGAAAAAACCTTCTCAAAGAAAGTATGGAAGTTTGA
- a CDS encoding formate--phosphoribosylaminoimidazolecarboxamide ligase family protein, translating to MIKSSEIKKIVNNYTDVKIGVLGSHSALEVMDGAKDEDFQTMVFCQKGREGPYQRFRRIADEIIILDKFKDMASAQNQKKIRDTNTIIVPHRSLTVYLGYKTIENSFKVPIFGNRKLFQAEERTAKKGQYYLLEKARIKYPKLFRDPKQINKPCIVKVQEKNRPLERAFFTVSSYKDFKEKSEDKIKQGIIARKDLEKSSIEELAIGTYMNFNFFHTPISDQVDFIGIERRLQTNIHDYNALPAKQQLDINMDLQNIEVGHTPASIRESLLEKVIKMGDKFVAAVKKEYSPGIIGPFSLQSVITKDLELIVYDVSLRVPGNPIVATTSPYTKYQYGKTFGIGRRIAMEIKRAQEEDRLDEIVT from the coding sequence GTGATTAAAAGTTCTGAGATAAAGAAAATAGTAAATAACTACACGGATGTGAAAATTGGAGTTTTAGGAAGTCATTCAGCATTAGAAGTTATGGATGGAGCAAAGGATGAAGATTTTCAAACAATGGTTTTTTGTCAAAAAGGCAGAGAGGGACCATATCAAAGATTTAGAAGAATTGCTGATGAGATAATAATTTTAGATAAATTCAAAGACATGGCATCAGCTCAAAATCAAAAAAAAATACGCGATACAAATACAATCATAGTTCCACACAGATCTCTTACTGTTTATCTTGGATACAAAACAATTGAGAATTCATTCAAAGTTCCCATCTTTGGCAATAGAAAGTTATTCCAAGCTGAAGAAAGAACAGCAAAAAAAGGCCAATATTATCTACTAGAAAAAGCCAGAATAAAGTATCCAAAATTATTCAGAGACCCAAAACAAATCAACAAGCCATGTATTGTTAAAGTTCAGGAAAAAAATAGACCTCTAGAAAGAGCCTTTTTCACAGTCTCATCTTACAAAGATTTTAAAGAAAAATCAGAAGATAAAATCAAACAAGGGATAATTGCAAGAAAGGATCTTGAAAAATCAAGTATTGAAGAACTGGCAATTGGAACTTATATGAATTTTAATTTCTTCCATACACCAATTTCTGATCAAGTTGATTTTATTGGAATTGAAAGAAGACTTCAGACAAATATTCATGACTATAATGCCTTGCCAGCCAAACAGCAATTAGACATAAACATGGATTTACAAAATATCGAGGTAGGACACACGCCTGCAAGTATTAGAGAATCACTTCTAGAAAAAGTAATCAAAATGGGCGACAAATTTGTGGCCGCAGTTAAAAAAGAATATTCCCCAGGAATCATTGGTCCATTCTCTCTACAAAGTGTAATCACAAAAGATTTGGAGTTAATTGTATATGATGTGTCATTGCGCGTTCCTGGAAATCCAATTGTAGCAACCACTAGTCCATATACAAAATATCAATACGGCAAAACATTTGGGATAGGAAGAAGAATTGCCATGGAAATTAAAAGAGCCCAGGAAGAAGATCGTCTTGATGAAATTGTAACATAA
- a CDS encoding UbiX family flavin prenyltransferase, protein MKLVIGITGSTGVIYGIRMLETLKKLNVETHLIMSEWAIKCIAMETEHSLDYVTSLATTISDEKNMASSVSSGTHRIDGMIVAPCSMKTLSSIANGYDDTLIARAAGVTIKESRKLILMVRETPMSAIHLENMLKLSRLGIVILPPVTEFYTKPKTIDDIVNHGVGKCLDQFNIEHNLYPRWGTF, encoded by the coding sequence ATGAAATTAGTTATTGGAATAACGGGCAGTACAGGTGTAATTTATGGAATTAGAATGTTGGAGACATTGAAAAAATTAAACGTTGAGACTCATTTGATTATGTCTGAATGGGCTATCAAATGTATTGCTATGGAAACTGAACATTCACTTGATTATGTAACATCACTTGCAACTACCATTTCAGATGAAAAAAATATGGCCTCTAGTGTATCTAGTGGAACTCACAGAATTGATGGCATGATTGTAGCACCATGCAGTATGAAGACACTATCTTCAATTGCAAACGGATATGATGATACATTAATTGCAAGAGCTGCAGGTGTAACAATAAAAGAATCTAGAAAGCTAATTTTAATGGTAAGGGAAACGCCTATGTCTGCAATTCATCTTGAAAACATGTTGAAATTATCCCGATTGGGAATTGTAATTTTACCACCCGTAACTGAATTTTATACAAAACCAAAAACTATTGATGATATTGTAAATCATGGAGTAGGAAAGTGCTTAGACCAATTCAACATAGAGCATAACTTATACCCTCGATGGGGTACTTTCTAA
- a CDS encoding SRPBCC family protein: MPKFSLERIIRADREKVFEIFSNYDSYQKRFSEHYPSIRVRSVRNNVAVVEEHLNFDNEEFVIMAKHVSEKPKLHEIFIIGGDAKGSYIKQQFVQLGEKTKVVVDVDLKIKGKQKIMSLFRKNNFEENYSKILDDFVKAAEN, from the coding sequence TTGCCAAAATTTTCATTAGAAAGAATAATTCGTGCTGATAGAGAAAAAGTGTTTGAAATATTTTCAAATTATGATAGTTACCAGAAAAGATTCTCAGAACATTATCCATCAATTCGAGTTAGGTCTGTGCGAAACAATGTGGCTGTAGTTGAAGAACACCTGAATTTTGATAATGAAGAATTTGTAATTATGGCCAAACATGTTTCTGAGAAACCAAAACTACATGAGATTTTTATAATAGGTGGTGATGCTAAGGGAAGTTACATTAAACAACAATTTGTACAACTTGGCGAAAAAACCAAAGTCGTAGTAGATGTGGATCTAAAAATAAAAGGAAAACAAAAGATAATGTCTCTATTTAGAAAAAATAATTTTGAAGAAAATTATTCTAAGATATTGGATGATTTTGTAAAAGCCGCTGAAAACTAG
- a CDS encoding twin-arginine translocase TatA/TatE family subunit, whose product MLGMGLANFIAGQEWIFIIIIAVVFIFGAKKIPELAKTFGKAKGEFEKGKIEGEKELKDFKDKELKSD is encoded by the coding sequence ATGTTAGGAATGGGTTTAGCCAATTTCATTGCAGGACAAGAATGGATTTTCATCATAATCATTGCAGTAGTATTCATTTTTGGCGCAAAAAAGATCCCAGAACTTGCAAAAACCTTTGGCAAAGCAAAAGGTGAGTTTGAAAAGGGTAAAATTGAGGGTGAAAAAGAACTCAAAGACTTTAAAGATAAAGAATTAAAATCAGACTAG
- the tatC gene encoding twin-arginine translocase subunit TatC yields MSELEGFNQHLEELRKRILRIVLVVGIITVLILSLHLESIELNSITLYYPTPEPLNNIAAQITNHMKTNLVPQDVQLIQTAPGQAFFAQVYIAALVGIVVGMPIIIKEFVGFIKPALKENEINVSRSITIPALGLFIAGCLFSYNFVIPYILDFLYRYGESAGLVTFLNVIDFVTFVLQFLLAFGFSFQLPLVMYAISVSGMVDSDFWRKNIRYAIVAIVIFGAVITPDGSGVTMWFIAGPMIALYVAGMIIIERKERKKSNI; encoded by the coding sequence ATGTCAGAATTGGAAGGATTCAATCAGCATCTTGAGGAATTACGAAAAAGAATTTTACGAATTGTTTTAGTAGTCGGAATTATTACAGTATTAATCCTCTCACTACATCTTGAATCAATTGAGCTAAATTCAATAACTCTCTATTATCCAACTCCAGAACCTCTTAACAATATTGCAGCCCAAATCACCAATCACATGAAAACAAATTTAGTTCCACAAGATGTGCAATTAATTCAAACAGCACCAGGACAGGCATTCTTTGCACAAGTATACATTGCTGCATTGGTCGGAATTGTGGTTGGGATGCCAATCATAATTAAAGAATTTGTAGGCTTTATCAAACCAGCATTAAAAGAAAACGAGATCAATGTCAGTAGAAGCATTACAATTCCAGCTCTAGGACTGTTTATTGCAGGATGTCTATTTTCATATAATTTTGTCATTCCATATATTTTGGATTTTTTGTATAGATACGGAGAATCTGCAGGACTAGTTACATTTTTGAATGTAATAGATTTTGTTACATTTGTTTTACAGTTTTTGCTTGCATTTGGATTTTCATTTCAGCTTCCTCTTGTAATGTATGCAATTTCAGTTTCTGGCATGGTGGATTCAGATTTTTGGAGAAAAAATATCAGGTATGCAATAGTTGCCATTGTTATTTTTGGAGCAGTAATTACTCCTGATGGGAGTGGTGTAACTATGTGGTTTATTGCAGGACCTATGATTGCATTATATGTTGCAGGCATGATCATCATCGAGCGTAAAGAACGCAAAAAGTCGAACATTTAA
- the purS gene encoding phosphoribosylformylglycinamidine synthase subunit PurS: MPAFEVDVVIENKPGISDPEGQTILNDLVLKGTHKTVSKIKTAKMLKFTVKEKDKKTAQSKIQEICDELRIYNPMVSKVTFSCHEI, encoded by the coding sequence ATGCCTGCCTTTGAAGTTGATGTGGTGATTGAAAATAAACCTGGTATCAGTGATCCTGAAGGTCAAACCATACTTAATGATCTTGTTCTTAAAGGAACACACAAAACCGTTTCAAAAATTAAGACTGCCAAGATGCTCAAATTCACTGTAAAAGAAAAAGATAAAAAAACTGCTCAATCAAAAATTCAAGAAATTTGTGATGAACTCAGAATTTATAATCCGATGGTAAGCAAAGTAACTTTTAGTTGTCATGAAATTTAA
- the purQ gene encoding phosphoribosylformylglycinamidine synthase subunit PurQ: protein MKVGVVVFPGSNCDRDMYHVLTDVFHLDAQYFWHEKGLPKNIDAVILPGGFSYGDRLRAGVIAAHSPVIKDVQKMAEKGIPILGVCNGFQILVEAGLLPGVLLKNESLNFMCEWTNLIVENNKTPFTNQFKLHEKIPIPIANGEGRYYVDDDTLKEIKKKNQIVFRYEEVVNGSTNKIAGVCNEDGNVVGMMPHPERATESEINPIDNKPSSRIFESLMVEMGVRN, encoded by the coding sequence GTGAAGGTTGGAGTTGTAGTTTTTCCTGGAAGTAACTGCGATCGTGATATGTATCATGTACTAACAGATGTCTTTCATCTTGATGCTCAATATTTCTGGCATGAAAAAGGCCTCCCAAAAAATATTGATGCTGTGATTTTGCCTGGTGGTTTCTCCTATGGGGACAGATTACGTGCTGGAGTAATTGCCGCTCATAGTCCTGTGATTAAGGATGTACAAAAGATGGCTGAAAAAGGAATTCCGATTTTAGGTGTTTGTAACGGATTTCAAATCCTAGTTGAAGCAGGATTACTTCCAGGTGTTTTACTAAAAAACGAGTCTCTGAACTTTATGTGTGAGTGGACAAATTTGATAGTTGAAAATAACAAGACTCCATTCACAAATCAGTTTAAACTTCATGAGAAAATCCCAATACCAATCGCAAATGGTGAGGGTCGATATTATGTAGATGATGACACTCTAAAAGAAATCAAAAAGAAAAATCAGATTGTATTTAGATATGAAGAAGTTGTTAATGGCTCCACAAATAAAATTGCAGGTGTATGTAATGAAGATGGAAATGTTGTTGGTATGATGCCCCATCCAGAACGTGCCACAGAATCTGAAATTAATCCAATTGATAACAAACCTTCCTCTAGAATTTTTGAATCGTTAATGGTAGAAATGGGTGTTAGAAATTGA
- the purL gene encoding phosphoribosylformylglycinamidine synthase subunit PurL, with the protein MSLESQELEELKSKIGRNPTSTELQIVAAEWSEHCSYKSSKKHLKMLPMKGPLVITEKGYDSGVLDVGGGYVVTAHIESHNHPSAVEPYGGAATGVGGVIRDILSAGTRPIAIFDGLRFGNIEKDQQARWLFKNAVTGIADYGNCLGIPTIGGEVEFDECYENYALVDVASIGFGKKENLIKNHSKKGDLVVLLGGSTGRDGIGGSQFASDSLESEDRSAVQIPDPFIEKLIIEAILEARNQKLIHAMKDLGGGGLSCAISETADALEIGIEMDVGKVHTRESDMHPDEIMVSESQERMLIVTSKTKLKKLQDICKKYHIGCSVIGRVTSDNKMHVKKGNKTFANLPTDVVANATLLDLPSKKPVYLNSIENEKKLKPISDYSKMMMKFLASPNIASKIWIYSQYDHEVGIRTVVKPGRDAAVLRLDNGKFLSAKIDGNPKHCFINPREGAIGCFEEACRNVVCTGAKPIGMLDHLQFGNPKDPEIFWTFLESLKGLTDFAKFFKIPCVGGKVSLYNETPKGPIKPTPVIGVLGLIEKKPLITQKISDGDILVIVGRTKDEMGGSEYFEYVHKFVGGKCPVVNFDESKKNMESVLEIIENQLVKSAHDCSKGGLAVAISELCMTNNVGCKTLLEKIPSDKLSVDRILFSESHSRYLLVVEKKNLKELEKILQKHKTVFANIGKFGGTKIEFIHDTKPIVDLRVDKAQKTWLNSLRDLVLHG; encoded by the coding sequence TTGAGTTTAGAATCTCAAGAACTTGAAGAACTTAAATCCAAGATTGGAAGAAATCCTACCTCCACCGAACTACAAATTGTAGCTGCAGAATGGTCTGAGCACTGTTCTTACAAATCATCAAAAAAACACCTCAAAATGTTACCTATGAAGGGACCATTGGTAATTACTGAAAAAGGATATGATTCCGGTGTTTTGGATGTTGGTGGTGGATATGTTGTAACTGCTCATATTGAAAGTCACAACCATCCATCTGCAGTTGAGCCGTATGGTGGTGCTGCCACTGGAGTCGGTGGTGTGATTCGAGATATTTTATCTGCAGGAACTAGACCTATTGCAATTTTTGATGGATTGCGGTTTGGAAATATTGAAAAAGATCAACAAGCAAGATGGTTATTCAAAAATGCAGTAACAGGAATTGCAGACTATGGCAATTGTTTAGGTATCCCTACCATTGGAGGAGAAGTGGAGTTTGACGAATGTTATGAAAACTATGCTCTAGTTGATGTAGCCTCAATTGGCTTTGGGAAGAAAGAGAATCTCATAAAAAATCACTCTAAGAAAGGAGATTTGGTGGTCTTGTTGGGTGGTTCCACTGGAAGAGATGGAATAGGTGGTTCTCAATTTGCTTCTGATTCATTAGAGTCTGAAGACCGTTCTGCAGTTCAAATTCCAGATCCATTCATTGAAAAATTAATCATTGAAGCAATTCTTGAGGCAAGAAATCAAAAACTGATTCATGCAATGAAGGATCTTGGCGGGGGTGGATTGTCTTGTGCTATTTCTGAGACTGCTGATGCACTAGAAATAGGAATTGAGATGGATGTTGGAAAAGTTCACACAAGAGAATCTGATATGCATCCTGACGAAATAATGGTATCTGAATCTCAAGAGAGAATGTTAATTGTTACTAGTAAAACTAAACTAAAAAAACTACAAGACATTTGCAAGAAATACCATATTGGGTGCTCTGTAATTGGTCGTGTTACATCTGATAACAAAATGCATGTAAAAAAAGGAAACAAGACATTTGCAAATCTTCCAACTGATGTTGTTGCAAATGCAACATTGCTTGATTTACCTTCAAAAAAACCAGTTTATCTTAATTCCATTGAAAATGAAAAGAAACTCAAACCTATTTCTGATTATTCTAAAATGATGATGAAGTTTTTAGCATCCCCCAACATTGCTAGTAAGATTTGGATTTATTCTCAGTATGATCATGAAGTTGGTATAAGGACCGTTGTAAAACCTGGAAGAGATGCAGCAGTATTAAGATTAGATAATGGAAAATTTTTATCTGCAAAAATTGATGGAAATCCTAAACACTGTTTTATTAATCCACGCGAAGGTGCGATTGGTTGTTTTGAAGAGGCATGTCGAAATGTTGTTTGTACAGGAGCAAAACCAATTGGAATGCTAGATCACCTTCAATTTGGGAACCCAAAAGATCCTGAAATATTTTGGACATTTTTAGAATCCCTAAAAGGCTTGACTGATTTTGCAAAATTCTTCAAGATTCCATGCGTTGGCGGTAAAGTTAGTCTTTACAACGAAACCCCGAAGGGACCAATAAAACCAACTCCTGTAATTGGTGTGTTGGGATTAATTGAAAAAAAACCGTTAATCACTCAAAAAATCTCAGATGGTGATATCCTTGTAATTGTTGGTCGCACCAAAGATGAAATGGGTGGTTCAGAATATTTTGAATATGTTCACAAATTTGTTGGCGGTAAATGCCCTGTTGTAAATTTTGATGAATCAAAGAAGAACATGGAATCTGTATTGGAAATTATTGAGAATCAACTTGTAAAATCTGCTCATGATTGCTCAAAAGGTGGATTGGCTGTAGCCATATCGGAGTTATGTATGACAAATAATGTAGGTTGTAAAACTTTACTTGAAAAAATTCCAAGTGATAAATTATCTGTTGACAGAATTTTGTTTTCTGAGAGCCATTCCAGATATTTGCTAGTAGTAGAAAAGAAAAATCTAAAAGAATTAGAAAAAATCCTTCAAAAACACAAGACTGTTTTTGCAAATATTGGCAAATTTGGAGGAACTAAAATTGAATTTATACATGATACAAAACCCATAGTAGATCTAAGAGTTGATAAAGCGCAAAAAACTTGGTTAAATTCGTTAAGGGATTTGGTTCTTCATGGTTAA
- the purF gene encoding amidophosphoribosyltransferase, giving the protein MVKENCGVVGIFSLSGTNVVPMAIDALRALQHRGQEAWGIAIPNKTPLKRLGLVSSASSEFKAISEEYASPAVIGHVRYSTMGRSSLENAQPLKVKDLCIAHNGTIANVQELSNLVGGCSFTPQNASDTLVAAQRLVSLISENGQMGKALSILKNEMVGSYCFTFISDDNSVYAARDPKGFRPMVLGHKESDNTYIVASESSAVSAVGAKLQRNVNPGELIKLSQKGLETEMFSNDTKRAHCSFEFTYFAHPSSNMEGTNIYVARKNIGRFLAKKFPIKDADLVIPVPDSARPAALGYAQELGVSFDEGLLKDRYSKKGPLRSFIEPHQSDRIEINRWIIPIREIIDGKHVVVIDDSLVRGTSSKAIIKALRRAGARKISMVITYPPIKFPCYAGIDFPSQEELATFSNGKEMNQDEITEMVRQSIGADFLGYNDAENLAAAVGIPKDSMCFTCSTGNYESLGITPEFRSREEMKGE; this is encoded by the coding sequence ATGGTTAAGGAAAATTGTGGTGTAGTTGGAATTTTTAGTCTTAGTGGAACCAATGTCGTTCCAATGGCAATTGATGCACTAAGAGCACTTCAACATAGGGGACAAGAAGCTTGGGGCATTGCCATTCCAAATAAAACTCCCCTAAAGCGATTAGGTCTTGTTTCATCTGCCTCATCCGAATTCAAAGCAATCTCTGAGGAATATGCGTCTCCTGCAGTAATTGGGCATGTAAGATATTCAACAATGGGCCGTAGTTCACTTGAGAATGCACAGCCTCTAAAGGTAAAAGATCTTTGTATTGCACACAATGGAACAATTGCTAATGTTCAAGAATTATCCAATCTAGTTGGAGGCTGCTCTTTTACTCCACAAAACGCAAGTGATACTTTAGTTGCGGCTCAAAGACTTGTTTCATTAATTTCTGAAAACGGCCAGATGGGAAAAGCATTATCGATTTTAAAAAATGAGATGGTTGGCTCTTATTGTTTTACATTTATCTCTGATGATAATTCTGTTTACGCCGCACGTGATCCAAAAGGATTCCGTCCAATGGTTTTAGGTCACAAAGAATCTGATAATACATACATAGTTGCATCTGAATCATCTGCAGTTTCTGCAGTTGGTGCTAAATTACAGCGCAATGTTAACCCTGGAGAGTTGATCAAACTAAGTCAAAAAGGATTAGAGACTGAAATGTTCTCTAATGACACAAAACGAGCACATTGTTCATTTGAGTTTACTTACTTTGCTCACCCATCAAGTAACATGGAGGGCACAAACATCTATGTTGCAAGAAAAAACATTGGCAGATTCTTAGCAAAGAAATTTCCAATAAAAGATGCAGATTTGGTAATCCCTGTTCCTGATTCCGCTAGGCCTGCAGCATTGGGATATGCCCAAGAACTAGGTGTCTCTTTTGATGAGGGATTACTAAAAGATAGATACAGCAAGAAAGGCCCACTGCGCAGTTTTATTGAACCTCACCAATCAGATAGAATTGAAATTAACAGATGGATAATTCCAATTAGAGAAATAATTGATGGCAAACATGTTGTAGTGATTGATGATAGTCTTGTAAGGGGAACTAGCTCAAAGGCAATCATTAAGGCACTTCGCAGGGCAGGTGCTAGAAAAATTAGTATGGTGATTACATATCCTCCTATAAAATTCCCGTGCTATGCTGGAATAGACTTTCCTTCTCAAGAAGAACTTGCAACATTTTCAAATGGTAAGGAAATGAATCAAGATGAGATCACTGAAATGGTAAGACAAAGTATTGGTGCTGACTTTTTAGGATACAATGATGCTGAAAATCTAGCCGCAGCTGTGGGGATTCCAAAGGACTCAATGTGTTTTACATGTTCTACTGGAAACTATGAATCATTAGGAATTACCCCTGAATTTAGAAGTAGAGAAGAGATGAAGGGTGAATAA
- a CDS encoding Lrp/AsnC ligand binding domain-containing protein: METSYVLVKSEMAHEMEVMKELLQLDLVKEAKGTFGVYDIFVKIEANTSEEIENVITKHIRKIPHVLSTTTLSVIPEQDGK, from the coding sequence ATGGAAACCTCATATGTTCTTGTAAAAAGTGAGATGGCTCATGAGATGGAGGTTATGAAGGAATTACTTCAATTGGATCTTGTCAAAGAAGCAAAGGGAACCTTTGGTGTTTATGATATTTTTGTTAAAATTGAAGCAAACACTTCTGAGGAAATTGAGAATGTAATTACAAAACACATCAGAAAAATCCCTCATGTTCTTTCAACTACTACTCTCTCAGTAATCCCTGAACAAGATGGTAAATAA